Proteins co-encoded in one Aerococcaceae bacterium DSM 111021 genomic window:
- a CDS encoding CsbD family protein, with amino-acid sequence MSDTWKNLEGQKDEVVGKVKEVFGKATNDAETQAKGIAQQVEGEVKQAVASGRGHVDEIRDNYKERADSAVDDVKRQVSETRESVHTSADENLKEAIDEGKQLKEEAARKAEELRQNAVAEGEQQREEAREKSTKAYQEAEEIEARVNQTIDETVKSREETDNSNQI; translated from the coding sequence ATGTCTGATACATGGAAAAACTTAGAAGGACAAAAAGATGAAGTAGTTGGTAAAGTCAAAGAAGTTTTTGGCAAGGCGACAAATGATGCTGAAACTCAAGCCAAAGGTATTGCACAACAAGTCGAAGGTGAAGTGAAACAAGCAGTTGCGTCTGGGCGTGGACATGTTGATGAGATTCGAGATAATTACAAAGAACGAGCAGATTCAGCTGTAGATGATGTAAAACGTCAAGTTAGTGAAACACGTGAAAGTGTTCATACATCAGCGGATGAAAACTTAAAAGAAGCAATTGATGAAGGAAAACAGTTAAAAGAAGAGGCAGCGCGTAAAGCGGAAGAATTACGTCAGAATGCTGTCGCTGAGGGTGAACAACAACGTGAGGAAGCACGCGAAAAGTCTACTAAAGCTTATCAAGAAGCTGAAGAAATTGAAGCCCGTGTTAACCAAACAATTGATGAGACTGTAAAAAGTCGTGAAGAAACTGATAATTCTAATCAAATTTAG
- a CDS encoding methionine adenosyltransferase: MMKERKLFTSESVTEGHPDKIADQISDAILDAILAQDPTARVACETAVNTGLVLVFGEITTTAYVDIQQIVRKKIAEIGYVNFKYGFDADNVAVLVSLDEQSPDIAMGVDDALETRNEDESSLIGAGDQGIMFGFATNETDEYMPLPISLSHKLAQQLAKVRKDETLEYLGPDGKTQVTVEFNDDGSIKRIDNLVISTQHSNDVELEQVREDVIEHVIKPVVNIEWLDDETTYFINPTGKFVIGGPVGDSGLTGRKIIVDTYGGSAHHGGGAFSGKDATKVDRSASYAARYVAKNLVAAGVASKVEIQLAYAIGVSEPTSISLNTFGTSTYSDDKIIKIIRNTFELTPSGIISMLDLRRPIYAGTAAYGHFGRTDLDLPWEQLDKVELIKSQLN, translated from the coding sequence ATTATGAAAGAAAGAAAATTATTTACCTCAGAGTCAGTTACTGAAGGCCATCCAGATAAGATTGCCGATCAAATTAGTGATGCTATTTTAGATGCTATTTTAGCTCAAGATCCTACAGCGAGGGTTGCGTGTGAAACTGCCGTTAATACAGGATTAGTTCTTGTATTTGGAGAAATTACAACGACAGCTTATGTTGATATTCAACAAATTGTTCGTAAAAAAATAGCTGAAATTGGCTATGTTAATTTTAAATATGGATTTGATGCTGACAACGTTGCGGTTTTAGTATCGCTTGATGAACAATCACCTGATATTGCTATGGGGGTTGACGATGCATTAGAAACACGTAATGAAGATGAAAGTAGTTTAATTGGAGCTGGAGACCAAGGTATTATGTTTGGCTTTGCAACAAATGAAACTGATGAGTACATGCCATTACCAATATCATTGAGCCATAAATTAGCTCAACAATTGGCTAAAGTTAGAAAAGATGAGACTTTAGAATATTTAGGTCCAGATGGAAAGACTCAAGTTACTGTTGAATTTAATGACGATGGATCAATTAAACGTATAGACAATCTCGTGATAAGTACACAACACAGTAATGATGTGGAGCTTGAGCAAGTAAGAGAGGATGTCATCGAACATGTTATTAAACCAGTCGTTAATATAGAGTGGTTGGATGATGAAACGACTTATTTTATCAACCCTACAGGGAAATTCGTTATTGGTGGACCAGTTGGTGATTCAGGATTAACTGGACGTAAAATAATTGTGGATACTTATGGAGGGTCTGCTCATCACGGTGGTGGAGCATTTTCTGGAAAAGATGCAACAAAAGTTGACCGTTCTGCAAGCTATGCGGCACGATATGTTGCTAAGAACTTAGTCGCAGCAGGTGTAGCAAGTAAAGTTGAAATTCAACTAGCTTACGCAATTGGAGTGAGTGAACCGACATCTATCTCACTTAATACCTTTGGAACAAGTACTTATTCTGATGATAAAATCATAAAGATAATTCGTAATACGTTTGAATTAACACCATCTGGTATTATTTCTATGTTAGATCTAAGACGCCCAATTTATGCTGGAACAGCTGCATATGGACATTTTGGTCGTACAGATTTAGATTTACCATGGGAACAGTTGGATAAAGTTGAATTGATTAAATCACAATTAAACTAA
- a CDS encoding FMN-binding protein, with protein MINKLSFILQLIFVSIVVWLLTTLLFTNEIVFNNSESETTQVDSLSDGVFYGFAQGHNDVLEVEVTVENEEITQVIVSDHAESDGISDPAIEQIPTQIVESNSTAVDIISGATFTSEAIINAVNNALSEDSPDPSDGDTTNGIYTGSAEGHNDTLTVEVTMENGVISNVEVTDHSETDGLSDPAIEQIPEQIVETNSVDVEIVSGASFTSEAIIEAVKDAIAQN; from the coding sequence ATGATCAATAAATTATCCTTTATTTTACAACTAATATTTGTTTCAATTGTTGTCTGGCTTCTAACGACATTACTATTCACCAACGAAATTGTATTTAACAATTCAGAAAGTGAGACTACTCAAGTAGACTCACTTTCTGATGGTGTATTTTATGGCTTTGCACAGGGCCATAATGATGTATTAGAAGTTGAAGTGACAGTTGAAAACGAAGAAATTACTCAAGTTATCGTATCAGATCACGCAGAGTCAGATGGTATTTCTGATCCTGCTATTGAACAGATTCCAACTCAAATCGTTGAAAGCAATTCAACAGCTGTTGATATTATTTCTGGAGCTACATTTACCTCTGAAGCAATTATTAACGCTGTTAATAATGCTTTGTCAGAAGATTCCCCTGATCCTTCTGACGGAGATACAACTAATGGAATATATACGGGGTCAGCTGAAGGACATAATGATACTTTAACGGTTGAAGTGACTATGGAGAATGGAGTAATTTCTAACGTAGAAGTTACAGACCATAGTGAAACAGATGGTCTGTCGGATCCAGCAATTGAACAAATACCAGAACAAATTGTTGAAACAAATTCAGTAGATGTTGAAATTGTTTCTGGCGCTTCTTTTACTTCTGAAGCAATCATAGAAGCAGTAAAAGATGCCATAGCACAAAATTAA